The genomic stretch GATTGATACCAGCTTTCCTCAGCAGCCATGCCAACACCGGTATCCTGGCGGAATAACCACAGATTCTGGTGGCTAATGGCACTCCAGGCGCTATCGGCACGCGGCAATGCCATCACATCCGGCATGATGGTTTCTAGCGGCACGCCCAGTTCCTCGCACAACGTCAGCCACGCCTGCAAACGTGACTTTTGCACCACCGCCACCGTCGCGGTATCCCCTTGCATGTCCATAACGGCAAAATGCAACTGGTCAATATCGCTTGCTACCTGCTCTTCCAGCATGAATGGAATCGCCTGTAACAGTTGCCGACGCGACTGGCGTGGTAATGACAGGTTATGCAGCGTCACATCCGTGGACGGCACCAGAGCTCGTGCCGACATGACCGGATAATCCACTAACGCCGACTGGAGGCTCTCCAGCGTGCCTGTCCCTCTGGATAACGCCTGGTGGCGGCTGACAGACCAGATAAGCCACTCCAGACTGCCGGAGGCTTCTGTCGGTAACCGTAAAATCAGTTGTTGTTTGCCGCTGATATTTTCGGCCTTGTTCATGGGTTCACCGTCCTATATCCCCCGTACTGACGCTGTACGACCTCAGTCTGTTTACCACGGTGAAACAGGCTGCGTTGATAGAATTCACTGTCGTCCACCCGTATCTGTATGTCGGCAAAAAACCAGTCGCTCTTTATCACCAGCGCCTGGCGAGCGCCAGTCTTACCATTTCCCGACAGGGTCAGCATCCCCATAAAATCATTAAGATTGCGCCACCCTTGCGGTGGCCGCTGCTGCAATATTCGCTCAGCGATATCCAGATTGATTTCGCCCATGAATAACGCCGATAGCAGCGGCGCGCTGTCTGGTGTCAGCGTATTCACATTAATAGCCAGCTTATCCACCGGCAAAACGCAGACATAAGGCAATAACCGGCGATATAACCCCGCATCCACCCCCATGACCGCCCGCAGCTCTGAAACATCCGCCATACGCTGGTTACCGGGATGAAAATTGACATAGCTGTCGTCTTCCGCCCCGTTCATCAGCGGCTCGCTATCCTCATCAATCCAATCGCGAACCGCATCGGTGATACGCTCCGCTTGCTTAGGCTCTTCCCCCAACACCATCAATAGCTGGCGAAAAACCCGCGCGGCATAAGGCCCTTGTTCAGGGTTGGCGCTGTTGGTGCTACTGCTGTTGTTACCTGTGCCACTGTTACTACTTGAACTGCTACTGCTTGTATTGCTACTGCCCGTTGAATTGTTGTCGCTACTCTTGCCGGACGCACCCGTCGCCGTTGTATTCTTTGCCGGGCTCAACGCATTCAGATTAAGACAAGCCTGACCATCTTGTACCTGGGCGCGAATTTCGCTGCCGTCAGACATTATCTGATGGTCCACTTTAGACCATGGCTGACCGATAAAAGTACTCTGTGGTGAAGCCTTCGCATCACGCTGTAGCACACTGGAAATCAGCGACTCTGCGCCCAAGGCATACCAGCGGGCCTGAGAACGGTTCAGTAAATTGCTGGTGCGTTGCCAGGCTTTGCCGCTGCGCTCCGTAATCGACGCGGCGATAGTGACCATCAATGCCAGCATCAACATCACGATCAGCAGGGCGACACCACGTTGGCGACGACTCATGAATCCCCCCCGCTGTTATCATCTGGTGCGGCCTGCTGGTTCTGCTCGCTGTCGGTATTGTCCTGCGACTGTTGTTCCTGACTGCTCACGTTCTTATCGTCGTCGCGGTTATCGCCGTTTTGTCCCGCTTTATTTTGACTTTGCGTCGCCACGTAGCGCGGCGTCACCATAAACACGCGGGTAATGTCGCCATAATCCCGCAGGGTCACGACGATGGCGATACCTCGCGGCAGATGGGTCGTATCATCCCAGCGATCCTGCCAGCCATCCTTGCCGAAAAAGCGCAAGACGAAACCACTGACGCCGGTTAACACCGCCCGTATCGCCGGTTCCTGCGTCGACAGTGGTTCGGAAGAATCATAAAACAACCGCTCCAGCGTATCGCCACGCAGCCGGTATCCGACCCGCTGTAGTTCCGAACGCGGCATAATGCCCAGCGGGTTGAGCCAACCATTGCGGATGAAGCTGACTGCCCAATCGGCGCTGCCTAATTGATAACGCTCAGCGTAAAACCCCAGTTCATAACCTTGGCTACGGCGAGGAACGATTTGTGAAAAATCCCGCTCCATCAGGGAAAAGCCTCGTTGCAGTTCTGCCAGTCGGGCTTCTTTGCGCGCTGACGCCTCATCGTTATGCATCACGCCGTTCATCACCTGCGAGGCAGCCAGACTCAACGCCGCGAAAATCGCCAGCGCCAGCATCATTTCCAGCAAGGTAAAGCCGCTTTCTGGCCGTTTCACTCTTTCTGGACGTTTCACTGCGCAGGGTCTCCCGGCTGAACCTGATAACTGCGCAATACGGCATCGGCAGCCCGGCTGTCACGATCATGGCGCACTTCAACATCGATGGCGCGTACCTGCGGATCCGCTGTGGCTACCCCCTGAATGCGCCAAAACCACTGTGAACCGGCAAAATTAACCTCACCCGTTACCCATTGGGTTTGTGGCCACTGTTTTTCCAGCCGCATCACCGCCTGTTGATTTTCCGCAATCCAGAGCGCAAACGTCTTCTCTTCCAGACGCCCCAGGCTATTGGCCTGCTGCGCGGTTGTCTTCAGCACCGTCAACCCCGCCAGCGCGAAAATCACCAACGCCACCATCACTTCAAGCAACGTCATTCCCTGTTGTTTCATCCCTTAGCGCTCCGCTTCCAACGACGTGTGTAGCTGACCGTTGGTATCGACCTGTAGCCAGGCAGAGTCATTACCGTTACGCAAGGTCAGACGAAAAGGCGTCACTTCGCCGCCCGGCAGAATCAGGATATGCGGGTCGCCATTGCCCGGTGAAAAACCGGCACCGTCGCCCGCAGCGCCTGCCTGCGTGGACAGTTCAATTTGAAAGCTAGCTGGCAATTCGCTGGGGGAAGACAGGCGGTACGGCTGCCACGGCACCCAAACATAGCGCAGACGTTGTTGATCTTCGGGCGAGTTCTCCACGACCTGACGCTGTAACAGTGCGTATTGCCAGCGGTGAGGTTGCAGATAAATCCCCAGAATATGGTCATTCATCTGGCTGTCCTCCACCGCGTATTGCAGTTGTGCTTTAAAGCGGGCTATCTGCCAGCCGCTGTCCTGCTGCTTGGGCGCAGGGATCGCCATCATGACCAGTGTGGCGGCAATGCCAGCCAGCAACACCACCAGCATGATTTCCAGCAGCGTGAATCCCCGCT from Dickeya zeae NCPPB 2538 encodes the following:
- the gspK gene encoding type II secretion system minor pseudopilin GspK, whose product is MSRRQRGVALLIVMLMLALMVTIAASITERSGKAWQRTSNLLNRSQARWYALGAESLISSVLQRDAKASPQSTFIGQPWSKVDHQIMSDGSEIRAQVQDGQACLNLNALSPAKNTTATGASGKSSDNNSTGSSNTSSSSSSSNSGTGNNSSSTNSANPEQGPYAARVFRQLLMVLGEEPKQAERITDAVRDWIDEDSEPLMNGAEDDSYVNFHPGNQRMADVSELRAVMGVDAGLYRRLLPYVCVLPVDKLAINVNTLTPDSAPLLSALFMGEINLDIAERILQQRPPQGWRNLNDFMGMLTLSGNGKTGARQALVIKSDWFFADIQIRVDDSEFYQRSLFHRGKQTEVVQRQYGGYRTVNP
- the gspJ gene encoding type II secretion system minor pseudopilin GspJ, whose translation is MKRPERVKRPESGFTLLEMMLALAIFAALSLAASQVMNGVMHNDEASARKEARLAELQRGFSLMERDFSQIVPRRSQGYELGFYAERYQLGSADWAVSFIRNGWLNPLGIMPRSELQRVGYRLRGDTLERLFYDSSEPLSTQEPAIRAVLTGVSGFVLRFFGKDGWQDRWDDTTHLPRGIAIVVTLRDYGDITRVFMVTPRYVATQSQNKAGQNGDNRDDDKNVSSQEQQSQDNTDSEQNQQAAPDDNSGGDS
- the gspI gene encoding type II secretion system minor pseudopilin GspI, whose translation is MKQQGMTLLEVMVALVIFALAGLTVLKTTAQQANSLGRLEEKTFALWIAENQQAVMRLEKQWPQTQWVTGEVNFAGSQWFWRIQGVATADPQVRAIDVEVRHDRDSRAADAVLRSYQVQPGDPAQ
- the gspH gene encoding type II secretion system minor pseudopilin GspH, which translates into the protein MRQRGFTLLEIMLVVLLAGIAATLVMMAIPAPKQQDSGWQIARFKAQLQYAVEDSQMNDHILGIYLQPHRWQYALLQRQVVENSPEDQQRLRYVWVPWQPYRLSSPSELPASFQIELSTQAGAAGDGAGFSPGNGDPHILILPGGEVTPFRLTLRNGNDSAWLQVDTNGQLHTSLEAER